Proteins encoded by one window of Sorex araneus isolate mSorAra2 chromosome 3, mSorAra2.pri, whole genome shotgun sequence:
- the ENSA gene encoding alpha-endosulfine: MSQKQEEENPAEETGEEKQDTQEKEGILPERAEEAKLKAKYPSLGQKPGGSDFLMKRLQKGQKYFDSGDYNMAKAKMKNKQLPSAGADKNLVTGDHIPTPQDLPQRKSSLVTSKLAGGQVE; this comes from the exons ATGTCCCAGAAACAAGAAGAGGAGAACCCTGCGGAGGAGACCGGAGAGGAAAAGCAG GACACACAGGAGAAAGAAGGTATTCTCCCTGAGAGAGCCGAGGAGGCAAAGCTGAAGGCCAAATACCCCAGCCTAGGACAAAAGCCTGGCGGCTCCGACTTCCTCATGAAGAGACTCCAGAAAGGG CAAAAGTACTTTGACTCAGGAGACTACAACATGGCCAAGGCCAAGATGAAGAATAAGCAGCTGCCCAGTGCGGGAGCAGACAAGAACCTGGTGACTGGCGACCACATCCCCACCCCACAGGACCTACCCCAGAGAAAGTCCTCGCTCGTCACCAGCAAGCTTGCGGG CGGCCAAGTTGAATGA